A genomic window from Haladaptatus caseinilyticus includes:
- a CDS encoding MaoC/PaaZ C-terminal domain-containing protein, translating to MAYSYEPHYFEDFEEGQTFESVGRTVTEYDFVMHSAFTGDWTELHTNKHYAEDEYFGERVAHGPMTFSLATGFVYRCGFLERTVLAFLGMNYMDIPAPVKMDDSISLDMEVIETKELSSREDSGLVVIDTTMTNQEDTIVFEGDMKFLIKRRE from the coding sequence ATGGCATACAGCTACGAACCGCACTACTTCGAGGACTTCGAGGAAGGGCAGACGTTCGAAAGCGTCGGTCGAACCGTGACCGAGTACGACTTCGTCATGCACTCGGCGTTCACGGGCGACTGGACGGAGCTTCATACCAACAAGCATTACGCCGAAGACGAATACTTCGGCGAGCGCGTCGCTCACGGACCGATGACGTTCTCACTGGCAACCGGTTTCGTCTACCGCTGTGGCTTCCTGGAGCGCACCGTTCTCGCGTTCCTCGGCATGAACTATATGGACATCCCCGCGCCAGTCAAAATGGACGACAGCATCTCGCTCGATATGGAAGTCATCGAAACGAAGGAACTCTCCAGCAGGGAGGACTCCGGCCTCGTCGTTATCGACACGACGATGACCAATCAGGAGGATACCATCGTCTTCGAGGGCGACATGAAGTTCCTCATCAAACGCCGCGAATAA
- a CDS encoding TylF/MycF/NovP-related O-methyltransferase — protein sequence MGHNTRNAVASIARLYRFALLAASMPVVLAEYFRTETGSEYGVGLVDKLVLAAKMARNNVKIQTGSTFLEHLVIATKVLTIPRSEEGSLVECGCYKGGSTANLSLVAGLCNRPLEVFDSFEGMPEPNEVDREHVLVKSEQVHTYDEDAWGAPIEEVQENIARYGDISVCTFHKGYFDQSMPSFEEPCVLVFLDVGLRESAETCLEHLWPLLQSGGYCFTHDVKHMEISALFFDTDWWRRTLDREPPGLVGAGSGLGLHPEHNGFGSLLGYIVKDPQSAVFEMVSDDGEGDSCVEVVRKQQDD from the coding sequence ATGGGACACAACACACGGAACGCGGTGGCATCAATCGCTCGACTGTATCGGTTCGCGCTGTTGGCGGCGAGTATGCCGGTCGTCCTCGCGGAATATTTTCGGACCGAAACGGGTTCGGAGTACGGTGTGGGATTGGTCGATAAGCTCGTCTTGGCCGCGAAGATGGCACGAAACAACGTGAAGATACAGACCGGTTCGACGTTCTTGGAACATCTCGTCATCGCCACGAAGGTTCTGACGATTCCCCGCAGCGAGGAGGGAAGCCTGGTCGAATGTGGCTGTTACAAAGGCGGGAGTACCGCGAACCTCTCGCTCGTCGCCGGACTCTGCAATCGACCGCTGGAAGTCTTCGATTCGTTCGAGGGAATGCCGGAACCGAACGAGGTTGACCGGGAACACGTCCTCGTCAAATCGGAGCAAGTTCACACGTACGACGAAGACGCGTGGGGCGCCCCGATAGAGGAGGTGCAAGAAAACATCGCACGGTATGGCGACATCTCGGTCTGTACGTTCCACAAGGGTTACTTCGACCAGTCGATGCCCTCCTTCGAAGAACCTTGCGTTCTCGTGTTCTTGGACGTGGGACTCCGGGAATCCGCCGAAACCTGTCTCGAACATCTCTGGCCACTGCTTCAATCCGGTGGTTATTGCTTTACGCACGACGTGAAGCATATGGAGATTTCCGCGCTCTTCTTCGATACCGATTGGTGGCGGCGAACGCTCGACAGGGAACCGCCCGGACTTGTCGGCGCCGGAAGCGGTCTGGGACTGCACCCAGAACACAACGGGTTCGGAAGCCTCCTCGGGTATATCGTGAAAGACCCCCAATCCGCAGTGTTCGAGATGGTATCCGACGACGGCGAAGGCGATAGTTGCGTCGAGGTCGTCCGCAAACAACAGGACGATTGA
- a CDS encoding GNAT family N-acetyltransferase: MYETTESSVRDAMSVLNRTAGNEYTVRWYDESDLSGFLSLDNAVFRRHRNERWFRWKYVDNPYVDHVPVFVVENDGKIVGARPFLAFQMRVGSETTLALQPADTMVHPEHRRQGLFTRMTRHAIDYYEDGEPAFFFNFPNQRSRPGYLKLGWQIVGERETYYRIHDPSALFASEKGVHSNLLDLSRPLASGLHGIRRSGTKRSGSYSITRHVGIRESVLTDLYRGNPPGTVHALRDETFYQWRFASPAWERTTYVATRNDEPVAGVVVRTRTTSDGVTVTQLADIVPLVRSEARNRALSRLFERIIDDYADSDLLSVAKGNIPHELLTQFGFVGDTTPPLSWFSNFDCRLVALPLNCDGWSVGGKRLSQRSNWYVGFGERDTA; this comes from the coding sequence ATGTACGAAACTACGGAATCCAGTGTTCGTGACGCGATGTCCGTACTAAATCGAACTGCCGGAAACGAGTACACCGTCCGATGGTACGACGAGAGCGATCTGTCGGGATTTCTTTCGCTCGACAACGCCGTCTTCCGGCGACACCGAAACGAACGATGGTTTCGGTGGAAATACGTGGACAACCCTTACGTCGATCACGTCCCCGTGTTCGTCGTGGAAAACGATGGAAAGATCGTCGGTGCGCGGCCGTTTCTCGCCTTCCAAATGCGGGTCGGCTCCGAGACGACACTTGCCCTCCAACCCGCAGATACCATGGTCCATCCCGAACACCGTCGCCAAGGGTTGTTTACCCGGATGACCCGGCACGCGATCGATTATTACGAGGACGGCGAGCCGGCGTTCTTTTTTAACTTCCCGAACCAGCGTTCGAGGCCCGGATATCTCAAACTCGGCTGGCAAATCGTCGGCGAACGGGAGACGTATTATCGGATTCACGACCCGTCGGCGTTGTTCGCTAGCGAGAAGGGAGTTCACTCGAACCTTCTCGACCTTAGTAGACCGCTTGCGAGCGGTCTCCACGGGATACGTCGCTCCGGGACGAAACGCTCCGGATCGTATTCGATTACTCGACACGTCGGCATCCGCGAGTCGGTTCTAACCGACCTGTACCGAGGAAATCCACCAGGCACCGTTCACGCCCTCCGCGACGAGACGTTCTACCAATGGCGGTTTGCGAGTCCTGCCTGGGAGCGAACTACCTACGTGGCCACTCGAAACGACGAACCAGTTGCCGGCGTCGTCGTGCGAACGCGAACCACGTCCGATGGGGTAACCGTGACCCAACTCGCGGATATCGTTCCACTGGTTCGAAGCGAGGCGAGAAACCGTGCGCTCTCTCGACTCTTCGAGCGCATTATAGACGATTACGCCGACTCGGACCTTCTTTCGGTCGCGAAAGGGAATATCCCACACGAACTGCTGACTCAGTTCGGGTTCGTCGGCGACACGACGCCGCCCCTGTCGTGGTTTTCGAACTTCGACTGTCGTCTCGTGGCGCTCCCGCTGAACTGCGACGGTTGGTCCGTCGGTGGCAAACGGCTAAGTCAACGGTCGAACTGGTACGTCGGATTTGGCGAGCGCGACACCGCATAG
- a CDS encoding hotdog fold thioesterase: MAKIPTERREKIANDPFCATLGIELTTLESGRARTELSISDDLLNFHGTPHGGVIYSLADVAFAAASNSDGDTALALETNMSYLDAAEVGETLVAVAEREDETRRTASYRVDVTADGENIAIFRGRVYKP; the protein is encoded by the coding sequence ATGGCGAAAATCCCCACCGAACGCCGCGAGAAGATCGCAAACGACCCGTTCTGTGCCACCCTCGGAATCGAACTCACGACCCTCGAATCCGGCCGTGCGAGAACCGAACTGAGCATCTCCGACGACCTCCTGAACTTTCATGGGACGCCTCACGGCGGCGTCATCTACTCGCTCGCGGACGTTGCCTTCGCGGCGGCGTCCAACTCGGACGGGGACACGGCGCTCGCGCTAGAGACGAACATGTCGTATCTCGACGCGGCGGAGGTCGGTGAAACGCTCGTCGCAGTCGCCGAACGGGAGGACGAAACGCGGCGAACCGCCTCGTATCGGGTGGACGTGACTGCCGACGGTGAAAACATCGCTATTTTCCGTGGTCGAGTGTACAAACCGTAA
- a CDS encoding glycosyl hydrolase family 28-related protein, translating into MERRNFLKASGVAGIPFYQNRNTEGECGGESKNQQGGNGRYATEIRDDLENLDEYRPKKNAKFFALDTGQVFIGTGQEWVEVETTGEEPRFESVTTTELNGINYAPTSTDIQAEIDAAAGGGTVQLSPGVYTISEPLVMRQGVRLVGAGNQATILRLSNGTNDDVIQIPANELECEISNLYIDGNKANNTSGFGIRITGYNWRPKLFNLIIRDTAGAGIQFEGGTDKLYEPILQNIDQGFANSHGLNTNVCYDLSLYNCYFHENAAQGMRVQGSGHVCQHLHTFDNTNGLLVDGANDCWFYGTFLDTNTRNGALLRNATRIFFEGSYAFNNSTANAGTYDGIQLTNSQDNYIFFSTFADNQGSSTQRHGYSEANGSKVNNIAFCTGYGNVQELIGNRDPSTIPFRVNGYNTQTFASTTFSGDGATKTFTISSHQLAENPWRQNILAWASPVNDAAKEAGPISISPADLNGDYAYEALEVRFSSPPPQGTDNVEISWSARLI; encoded by the coding sequence ATGGAGAGAAGAAATTTCCTCAAAGCAAGCGGCGTTGCAGGCATCCCGTTCTATCAGAATCGGAATACAGAGGGCGAATGCGGGGGCGAATCTAAAAATCAACAAGGGGGGAACGGACGATACGCCACCGAAATACGGGACGATTTGGAGAACCTCGACGAATATCGTCCGAAAAAGAACGCCAAATTTTTCGCTCTCGATACGGGCCAAGTTTTCATCGGAACGGGGCAAGAGTGGGTCGAGGTCGAGACGACCGGTGAGGAACCGAGATTCGAATCGGTTACTACGACTGAACTGAACGGCATCAATTATGCACCCACATCGACCGACATTCAGGCAGAAATCGATGCAGCGGCTGGTGGGGGAACAGTCCAGCTGTCACCTGGTGTCTACACCATCTCCGAACCGCTCGTAATGCGACAAGGGGTTCGACTAGTCGGGGCGGGAAATCAAGCGACGATACTCCGCCTTTCGAACGGAACAAACGACGACGTGATTCAGATACCTGCCAACGAACTGGAGTGTGAAATATCGAACCTCTACATAGACGGTAACAAAGCCAACAACACCAGTGGGTTCGGCATCCGAATCACGGGGTACAACTGGCGACCGAAGCTGTTCAACCTCATTATTCGAGATACTGCCGGAGCAGGTATTCAGTTCGAAGGAGGGACCGATAAGCTCTACGAGCCCATATTGCAGAACATCGACCAAGGCTTTGCGAACTCACATGGATTAAATACGAACGTCTGTTACGATCTCTCACTCTATAACTGTTATTTCCACGAAAACGCTGCTCAAGGAATGCGAGTACAGGGTTCAGGTCACGTCTGCCAACATCTCCACACGTTCGACAACACGAACGGTCTCTTGGTCGACGGTGCAAACGATTGCTGGTTCTATGGTACCTTCTTGGATACAAATACGAGAAACGGAGCACTCCTTCGAAATGCGACGCGAATTTTCTTCGAAGGAAGTTACGCATTCAACAACAGTACGGCAAACGCGGGAACCTACGATGGAATACAGCTCACCAATTCCCAAGACAATTATATTTTCTTCAGCACCTTTGCGGACAATCAAGGTTCATCGACACAGCGGCATGGATACTCGGAGGCGAACGGGTCTAAGGTAAACAACATTGCGTTCTGCACTGGCTACGGGAATGTTCAAGAATTGATCGGCAACCGGGACCCATCGACGATTCCGTTCCGTGTGAACGGCTATAACACGCAAACTTTTGCAAGCACGACGTTTAGCGGGGACGGGGCGACCAAGACGTTCACGATTTCGTCACACCAGTTGGCGGAAAACCCGTGGCGACAGAACATCCTTGCCTGGGCGTCACCGGTGAACGACGCTGCGAAAGAAGCGGGCCCGATAAGCATCTCTCCCGCGGATTTGAATGGCGATTACGCGTACGAAGCTCTGGAAGTACGGTTCTCATCTCCACCGCCACAGGGAACCGACAACGTCGAAATTTCGTGGTCGGCACGACTGATATAA
- the paaK gene encoding phenylacetate--CoA ligase PaaK, whose amino-acid sequence MVYSDTESASRDELRELQNERLAETVAHAYDNVSFYRNTLDEAGVSPEDIERVEDVSKLPFTTKEDFRDNYPDGMFAVPREEIQRIHASSGTTGKPKIVSYTEDDLGVWREVMARSLAAAGVKSEHVVQNAYGYGLFTGGLGFHDGVQELGACVIPVGGGNTTRQIDMLQDLESDVLSCTPSYCLYLAEAAEERGIDPRDLPLSTVVIGAEPFTDPMREEIEDALDVTAVDVYGLSEIIGPGVSIECADVQDGLHIWEDHFYPEVVDPHTGEPLPEGEEGELVITSLTKEALPVLRYRTGDMTSLNYETCGCGRTMVRMGNVTGRADDLLIVRGVNVYPSQIEEVMIDLDAVAPHYRIDLTRDGNLDRMKITVEYHEQFEASRDELREEIQARLGEVLDVKPDELEVVEPGAIERTEVGKVKRVYDHRE is encoded by the coding sequence ATGGTATACAGTGACACCGAATCGGCGTCACGCGATGAGCTACGGGAACTGCAGAACGAGCGACTCGCCGAAACGGTCGCACACGCCTACGACAACGTCTCATTCTACCGAAACACGCTGGACGAGGCAGGGGTCTCGCCCGAAGATATCGAACGTGTCGAAGACGTCTCGAAACTTCCGTTCACGACGAAAGAAGATTTCCGCGACAATTACCCGGATGGGATGTTCGCGGTTCCGCGTGAGGAAATCCAGCGGATTCACGCCTCGTCGGGAACGACCGGAAAACCGAAAATCGTCTCGTACACGGAAGACGACCTCGGCGTCTGGCGCGAAGTGATGGCCCGGTCGCTCGCTGCGGCGGGCGTCAAATCGGAACACGTCGTCCAAAACGCCTACGGCTATGGTCTGTTCACCGGCGGTCTCGGGTTTCACGATGGAGTTCAGGAACTCGGTGCCTGTGTCATTCCGGTCGGGGGAGGAAACACCACCCGCCAGATCGATATGCTTCAGGATTTGGAGAGCGACGTACTCTCCTGTACACCGTCCTACTGTCTTTATCTCGCGGAGGCCGCAGAAGAGCGCGGAATCGACCCGCGAGATCTCCCGCTCTCGACGGTCGTCATCGGCGCTGAACCGTTCACCGACCCGATGCGCGAGGAAATCGAAGACGCACTCGACGTGACCGCGGTGGACGTGTACGGTCTCTCGGAGATCATCGGTCCGGGAGTCTCCATCGAATGCGCCGACGTACAGGACGGCTTGCATATCTGGGAGGACCACTTCTATCCGGAAGTCGTGGATCCGCATACGGGCGAACCGCTTCCGGAGGGCGAGGAGGGCGAACTCGTCATCACGAGTTTGACGAAGGAAGCCCTCCCAGTGCTACGCTATCGAACCGGCGACATGACCAGCCTGAACTACGAGACGTGTGGGTGCGGCAGAACCATGGTTCGGATGGGCAACGTCACCGGTCGGGCGGACGACCTGCTCATCGTTCGCGGTGTCAACGTCTACCCGAGCCAAATCGAGGAGGTCATGATCGATTTGGATGCCGTCGCACCGCACTACCGAATCGACCTGACACGGGACGGAAATCTGGACCGAATGAAGATCACGGTCGAGTATCACGAGCAGTTCGAGGCCTCACGTGACGAACTCCGCGAGGAGATTCAGGCCCGACTCGGCGAAGTATTGGACGTGAAACCCGACGAACTCGAAGTGGTCGAACCGGGCGCTATCGAACGAACCGAAGTTGGCAAAGTAAAGCGCGTGTACGACCACCGCGAGTAA
- a CDS encoding amidohydrolase family protein — MPIDILADEDEPRIIDTHAHQPTKEFLEDAGGQMMEDAASKFGAKMETDTYDSFVEEYREAGIGRTILLGWDAETNTGNPPVPNDYVAEIRDEYDDFFIGFGSVDPLKDDCVEEAERVVNDLDLSGFKFQQIAQGFDPSDPEHAELFSTIEDLGVPVVFHGGNSTLGAGAPGGRGLKIKYGNPMLIDDVAAEHPDLQILLAHPAFPWEQEQLAICQQKGNVYMDLSGWLPKYIDNQVLHYAKTLLQDKVMFGTDYPMIRPKKWLNQFEDLDFSDEVQRKILWENAEEFLGL; from the coding sequence ATGCCAATCGACATCCTCGCCGATGAGGACGAGCCACGAATCATCGACACCCATGCTCACCAGCCGACGAAGGAGTTTCTGGAGGACGCGGGCGGGCAGATGATGGAAGATGCCGCGAGCAAGTTCGGCGCGAAGATGGAAACGGACACGTACGATTCGTTCGTCGAGGAGTACCGCGAGGCCGGAATCGGGAGAACGATTTTGCTCGGCTGGGACGCCGAAACCAACACTGGTAACCCACCGGTTCCGAACGACTACGTCGCCGAAATCCGCGACGAGTACGACGACTTTTTCATCGGATTCGGCAGTGTTGACCCACTGAAAGACGACTGCGTCGAAGAAGCAGAGCGAGTCGTCAACGACCTCGACCTCTCCGGGTTCAAATTCCAACAGATCGCACAGGGATTCGACCCGAGCGACCCCGAACACGCCGAACTCTTTTCCACCATCGAGGACCTCGGCGTTCCCGTCGTTTTCCACGGCGGTAACTCGACACTCGGTGCTGGCGCGCCCGGCGGACGCGGTCTGAAAATCAAGTACGGAAATCCGATGCTCATCGACGACGTTGCCGCCGAACATCCCGACCTGCAGATCCTTCTCGCTCATCCTGCCTTCCCGTGGGAACAGGAACAACTGGCCATCTGCCAGCAGAAAGGAAACGTTTACATGGATCTTTCGGGCTGGTTACCGAAATACATCGACAACCAGGTGCTTCATTACGCGAAGACGCTCCTCCAAGACAAGGTGATGTTCGGTACCGACTATCCGATGATTCGACCGAAGAAATGGCTGAACCAGTTCGAAGACCTCGATTTCTCGGACGAGGTTCAGCGAAAGATCCTTTGGGAGAACGCGGAGGAGTTCCTGGGACTGTAG
- a CDS encoding helix-turn-helix domain-containing protein produces the protein MIGHDAGFGPLVNLPSPRTKLVYLYLHVANGATIEELHEVLGMQYLELYSALRVLRERDFVRDEQSTYRCCDPTEIELHSIDGGFSQIQ, from the coding sequence ATGATCGGACACGACGCCGGATTCGGCCCTCTCGTGAATCTTCCTTCACCCCGGACGAAGCTGGTATACCTCTATCTACATGTCGCCAACGGAGCGACGATAGAAGAACTACACGAGGTACTGGGGATGCAGTATCTGGAACTCTACAGCGCCCTTCGCGTGCTACGAGAGCGTGATTTCGTCCGAGACGAACAGAGCACGTACCGCTGTTGCGATCCCACCGAGATCGAACTCCATTCCATCGACGGTGGATTTTCACAGATACAGTAA
- a CDS encoding DUF7347 domain-containing protein: protein MPPTDSAGIDDEIADAAVDALGTLASEHRIAILRELATAEEPLAFSELRERVGIRDTGRFNYHLTELRERFVRESDGGYELGHAGERVILATAGLDAEDATALADAYDSEENGNCAVCGEEDCNRVIHVHLSEV from the coding sequence ATGCCTCCAACGGATTCGGCCGGAATAGACGATGAAATCGCTGACGCGGCAGTCGATGCGCTCGGAACGCTCGCAAGTGAACATCGAATCGCGATCCTCCGCGAACTGGCGACGGCGGAGGAACCGCTCGCGTTTTCTGAGCTCAGAGAGCGGGTTGGAATCCGGGACACCGGTCGTTTCAACTACCATCTCACGGAACTCCGTGAACGATTCGTTCGAGAGAGTGACGGTGGCTACGAACTCGGCCACGCCGGGGAGCGCGTGATACTTGCGACTGCCGGTTTGGATGCGGAAGACGCTACCGCGCTCGCGGATGCCTACGATAGCGAGGAGAACGGCAATTGTGCCGTCTGTGGAGAGGAAGATTGCAACCGAGTGATTCACGTTCATCTCTCGGAAGTTTGA
- a CDS encoding thiolase domain-containing protein has translation MRDAYLVGAAQTDFGSFPDESYRSLFRTAFEAACDSVPAGIDPDDVDEAFVGTLGVGGRQLGLSGPAVTEHVGLDGIPCTRVENACAASGFAGRHAVQAVKSGMADVALAGGVEIMTDTSSDATKYWLGVSGETEWERLSGTTFAGVYAQMADAHMAEYGTTSEHLSRVAVKNHSNGAKNPHAHLGFECSLEDAQNAPVVADPLTLYHCCPTTDGAACALVVSEDIVDEYTDDPIRIAGVGAASDRVGLFQRETYTSVPASRNAGEQAYEMAGITPEDIDFAEVHDCFAIAELLAYEDLGFCEPGEAGELVESGATELGGERPVNTSGGLKSKGHPIGATGAGQLVEAYKQLSGKAGNRQVEDAIRGLTHNVGGSGGAAVVHVLEREREVDA, from the coding sequence ATGCGAGACGCCTACTTGGTCGGTGCGGCCCAGACGGATTTCGGGTCGTTCCCCGACGAAAGTTATCGGTCGCTCTTTCGGACTGCCTTCGAGGCGGCCTGCGACAGCGTTCCGGCGGGTATCGATCCGGACGACGTAGACGAGGCGTTCGTCGGCACGCTCGGTGTCGGCGGGCGACAACTCGGTCTCTCCGGACCAGCAGTGACGGAACACGTCGGACTCGATGGTATCCCCTGTACCCGCGTCGAGAACGCCTGTGCTGCGAGCGGATTCGCGGGGAGACACGCGGTTCAAGCCGTGAAAAGTGGAATGGCGGACGTAGCTCTCGCGGGAGGCGTCGAAATCATGACCGATACGTCGAGCGACGCGACGAAATATTGGCTCGGCGTTTCGGGCGAAACCGAGTGGGAACGCCTCTCCGGAACGACCTTCGCGGGTGTCTACGCCCAGATGGCCGACGCACACATGGCGGAGTACGGAACGACCAGCGAACATCTCTCGCGTGTGGCGGTGAAAAACCACTCGAACGGTGCGAAAAATCCCCATGCCCACCTCGGCTTCGAATGCTCGCTGGAGGACGCTCAGAACGCACCAGTCGTCGCAGACCCGTTGACGCTCTATCACTGCTGCCCCACGACCGACGGCGCGGCCTGTGCCCTCGTCGTCAGCGAGGACATCGTCGACGAGTACACTGACGATCCGATTCGAATTGCGGGCGTCGGCGCGGCCAGCGACCGAGTTGGCCTGTTCCAGCGCGAAACGTACACCTCGGTTCCGGCTTCCCGGAACGCGGGCGAACAGGCCTACGAGATGGCCGGAATCACGCCCGAAGACATCGATTTCGCGGAAGTTCACGACTGCTTCGCGATCGCTGAACTGCTGGCGTACGAGGATCTCGGCTTCTGTGAACCCGGCGAGGCCGGCGAACTCGTCGAATCAGGCGCAACCGAACTCGGCGGTGAACGCCCCGTCAACACCTCCGGTGGGTTGAAATCGAAAGGACATCCGATCGGCGCGACTGGTGCAGGACAACTGGTCGAAGCCTACAAGCAACTCTCCGGCAAAGCCGGCAACCGACAGGTCGAGGATGCGATTCGCGGTCTCACGCACAACGTCGGCGGCAGTGGCGGGGCGGCGGTCGTCCACGTGCTCGAACGGGAACGGGAGGTGGACGCATGA
- a CDS encoding DUF4177 domain-containing protein has translation MQSQTGDRWEYKTIRPPRGSTKKESIDPVNDLNELGEDGWELVETIDYVGGGTKYLVFKRPSWWEDEDEDE, from the coding sequence ATGCAATCGCAAACCGGGGACCGGTGGGAGTACAAGACGATCAGACCTCCCCGCGGAAGTACGAAGAAGGAGTCGATAGACCCCGTCAACGACCTGAACGAACTCGGAGAAGACGGGTGGGAACTCGTCGAGACCATCGACTACGTCGGTGGCGGAACGAAGTATCTCGTTTTCAAACGGCCGAGTTGGTGGGAGGACGAAGACGAAGATGAGTGA
- a CDS encoding dihydrolipoyl dehydrogenase family protein — protein MGDFDVVVIGGGTGNKVALAAAERGLDVALIERGPIGGTCVNRGCNPSKTLIHRADIAETIARADEFGIEGDVGEIDFEGIVHEVTETVDGKSERMEQTDRDHDNITLYREEARFVDERTLEVGSGERVSGGKVVVAAGAQPVVPPVDGLDAVDYLTSADALRLDSQPERMVIIGGGYIAAELGYFYEALGTSVAIVGRSDLLLSNEDREVAATFTEIARRRHRVYTGHEATTVSRNGEEITVTAEDKDGREISVTGDALLVAAGRRPNTDSLDPEAAGIDVDDRGFVKTNEYLETSAENVWAQGDIAGNYQFKHAADREAKYIETNALDGEREAVDYSSMGHAVFTSPQVAGTGRTEAELRGDGRKYVVGRCAYADTVMGKALKEQDGFVKVLAAPDEGTILGCHIIGPDASTLIHEVLLSLASGSGTISDVTDTIHIHPTLSKVVLKAFEDVNRTDSVENP, from the coding sequence GTGGGGGACTTCGACGTCGTTGTCATCGGTGGAGGAACGGGAAACAAGGTCGCGCTCGCCGCCGCGGAACGGGGGTTGGATGTGGCACTCATCGAGCGGGGCCCCATCGGGGGGACCTGTGTCAACAGGGGATGTAACCCGTCGAAAACGCTGATTCATCGTGCCGATATCGCGGAGACGATAGCGCGAGCTGACGAATTCGGAATCGAGGGTGATGTCGGCGAAATCGATTTCGAGGGAATCGTGCACGAGGTTACGGAGACGGTCGATGGAAAGTCGGAACGGATGGAGCAAACCGACCGAGATCACGACAACATCACGCTCTACCGAGAGGAGGCGCGGTTCGTCGACGAGCGAACGTTGGAAGTCGGAAGCGGCGAGCGTGTCAGTGGGGGGAAAGTCGTCGTCGCCGCCGGAGCGCAGCCGGTCGTTCCACCGGTCGATGGACTGGACGCAGTGGATTATCTCACGAGCGCGGACGCACTCCGACTCGATTCCCAACCCGAACGGATGGTCATCATCGGCGGCGGCTATATCGCCGCGGAGTTGGGGTATTTCTACGAAGCGCTCGGTACGTCGGTCGCTATCGTCGGACGGAGCGACTTGCTTCTCTCGAACGAAGACCGCGAAGTCGCGGCGACGTTCACCGAAATCGCCCGCCGCCGCCACAGGGTTTACACCGGCCACGAGGCGACCACGGTGTCGCGAAACGGCGAAGAGATCACGGTGACGGCGGAGGACAAAGACGGTCGGGAAATTTCGGTCACTGGTGACGCCCTCCTCGTCGCGGCAGGACGACGTCCGAACACCGACTCGCTCGACCCCGAGGCGGCTGGAATCGACGTCGACGATCGTGGGTTCGTGAAGACGAACGAATATCTGGAGACGAGTGCGGAAAACGTCTGGGCACAGGGCGACATCGCGGGCAACTATCAGTTCAAACATGCCGCGGATAGGGAAGCAAAGTATATCGAAACGAACGCGCTCGACGGCGAACGAGAAGCCGTCGATTATTCGAGTATGGGTCACGCCGTCTTCACATCGCCACAAGTCGCAGGGACGGGAAGGACGGAAGCGGAACTTCGAGGTGACGGGCGTAAATACGTCGTCGGTCGGTGCGCCTATGCTGACACGGTGATGGGTAAGGCGCTGAAAGAGCAAGACGGGTTCGTGAAGGTGCTCGCCGCTCCTGATGAGGGGACGATCCTCGGCTGTCACATCATCGGTCCGGATGCCTCGACCCTGATTCACGAGGTCCTGCTCTCGCTGGCGAGTGGGTCGGGAACCATCAGCGACGTGACCGACACGATTCACATCCATCCGACGTTGAGCAAGGTGGTGCTGAAAGCGTTCGAAGACGTGAATCGAACCGATTCGGTCGAAAACCCGTAG